The region GACGATCATTCCTCGGGCTGCGAAACGATTAAACGTTATAGCAGTAGACCTTGAATGCTCGGCGACTTCCTTAGGCACACGGAGGGTCTAagacacaggtcacattccacaggtcactcgttgcaggtcattgttttaccttcttgaaagtaacccaaaaccctcaatttggctaaccctaggcctaaggttggtctttaggcctagggttagccaaattgagggttttggttactttccaaaacataaaacaatgacctgcaacgagtgacctgtggaatgagacctgtgttttagacccgccgttaGGCACATCTGCTGCTACATATTCCAAGGAATCTATTCCAAAGCGGGATACCTtcatgaagaagaaaaaagatgagCGGATGTCACATTTTAAGAGGAAGAATAAGAGGTTGAAGAATGAAAAGGACGAACCTGTGACAATAAACATTGGAATAATGCGTTACGTAGAGGAGGAAAGTATCCTTAAGCCTCAGCGGGGAAATAGTCTTCCCATAAGGCTTCCTAAAACAGCAGATAGTGAGGAGGTGCTAAAGTTAGCTGTGGCAAAGCAGTCTCTACATAACGGAAATGAAATTGTCCACAGGTCTGTGAAGTCCTACAAATTGCTATACCCAGATGGAACTGAAGTTAAACAACTGAAAGAATCTGATGAGGCATTTAGTTTAGGAAGTCCCCGAGCATCCAGGTCTGCTGCTATGACTTTTAATCGTTTCGCAGCCCGAGGAATGATCGTCAGAGTCCTGGGACGTAGGATTGCCACATTTTACGCAGAATTTAAAACAGGATTTAACCTCGCTACCGCAATGactacaaaacattttatcaccGAAGGCTCGATGAGTTGTCACTCACATGAAGAAGTCGCCATGTTGGACGCGGAAATTCCTGGGAATGAGTCCCTTCCAGGCTCTCTCTGATAATTACAGAGCAAGTGCCCAGTccattgatttgtgtttcgcgaaattggtttgcgttttggcaaactggttcgtgttttgagaaattgatttgagttttgagaaatcgatttgtgttttgggaaactaatttgtgttttggaaaattgatttctgttttgggaaattgttttgtgttttgGTAAACTGATTTTTGATTGACCCTTTTGGGCCACCGTACCTAAATACCAATACTGCAgctacaatgaagagaaactttttaagACGTGAAATAATGAGAAATTCGACGTATGGTGTAATCGAAGCGCAAGCTGTTTCAGTATTGACACTATTACCAAGGTCGAAGTCCATCTTCGTATTTCATTTTTAGCGAGTCGCTTAAATGTCAGAGACCACCACATCATCGTTTGTTGATAACACGTTTACTATCTTCGCTCTAAAATGTctattttgaatattttgaagaaaaagctgcatttaGATGAGAGGAACTGGATGCACTGGTTGTGTATATTTGTTGCATGAATTATAAAACTGCAAGCGGTGAGTAAAACGGCTGAGTTTTTCGCTGCTTATCATCTTTTGACTTCAAAGTCGTCTCTTCAAAATAAATCATGCACTCTCTTTCACCTTTGAAATGGCATGTTAATCTTGATAATATGTCTGGTCTAtcgcagagaaaaaaaaatatttatgtgtGAGTGCTTGAGCCACCGACAGCGTTCCTGGTCACTCTTCACTGAATTCGGCTGTCgcgcagaaaacaaacatggcatcatatttgtgttcgattttatttcttggactccaAATCATCGATAATAGATAAATATGCatttttgtgcttttctaaaGTCGTATTAATCTGggcttaaacagaaaaagcataaccgcttactaaccgagggcgagggccatactgggggatattggcccgaggtcggggcagtacggaccgagcgaagcgatgaccgagggccaatatcccccagtacggcccgagcaagctcggttagtaagttgtttattatatggcactgtttttgtttctgatagtaaaatgcacttccggtgcaatcaatctttttagctttttatctttttaacttttcaatctttttagcttcttctggtagtttcactgtgaagaatgacaatattcacattttttttgtcGCTGTTTTGGAGGCAAAAGCCAAATTTCTTATTGTTGGGTAgaataaaaatcaacttttCTCAAAAGAAGCGTTTTGTTCTACGTTTATATAAATCAGATAATTCATAAAATTGATAGTTTTTTGGGTGGTTTCTTACTATATCCTTTTGCGTTGGAAAATTGAgacttgtgagtttttcaaattctttACAACACCAATAACATTTCCAAGCTACTTTAATGTGCATTTGTTTAACTTGCACACGTGCAGTGATGACCCCCTTTCTCAAGGAACACTTACATGGCCACCACAATGGttacatacatacgtacgtacatacatacataaacttttATTTCCTCCTCGAATTTCAGAGTAGCTTCGAGAAAACATAAAAGGAaagtattatatatatatatatatatatatgcaaaataactaaaatacacagtatttacaaatataattttatattatatattacaTGTCATTAGAAATTTAAAcagcaaaaatgaaaataagcGAAAGCGATTACACAAAGATACGGCCCTAGATTTCCCTCTTAAAATCTGGTTGAGCAACTCAGCCATAATGTGGAGCTAATTCCGATGAAGTGGTAGAACCCTCAACttgtaaacagagcctaaaaTTGCAGAATTTTTACGGTTCTTGCACGTGGTTTCGATAGGGACCGTCAACAAATCCACTGGACGTTTAGTTCAGATCCCCACCCTCCTTGCCGCTCGTTAATGTCCACTTAAAATTTTGCTGCCCTAGAAGTTCCTGTCTGGCTCCAGTTGCTACAGCTGATTAGGAATATTCACATGCACTTTTACTACAGGGAGAAGTCAACGACCGTAGTATCAATAAAATTGACTGCTTTGAGAACGTGGCGAGAACTTCACTTTTGATACATAAAACTCTGGTTTCTCCTACCTGTACAACTGCATTTTCCTGTTGATCCTATTTGTATCTCCTCCTACGACAGTACTCATGATCAAAGGAAAAGCCAGAATCGCTATCCCCCATATGCATGTTGTTAAAAACACATCAAGCCTATGGTCCAATTTGGCAATCCATTTTCCCCATCAGGTATGCGTTAGTCTTTCGCAACTCTGATGCTGCGAGCTTTCTTCCTTGTTTAGCGAGATGTCAATTAAACAACTAGCCTTGTTCGGAACGACTGTGAAAGAAACTAAATGCGCAGGATACCTGATCTACAAAGGCCCAATATCAAAGTATGAAAACTTCAAGGTCAAGGTCTTGCAAAGGAAAGTGTTGTTTGATCAGCGAAAGAAAAATGGCATGAGCTTTAGGATACAGAAAAAAAGTTCACAATGTAAAATGTAGAGTTTATGGTGACTAAGGGCAGAGTTTAAAAGATTACAATTTACATTCTTTTCTTGTTAAACTTACCCTTCTTTCTCTTCAATTTTGTGACATGCATTATAAAATGTGTCAGTTTGCTACTGTTGAAAACGTCCACGACCTTACCCTCTTCCCTCCCCCCTAAACGTCCAGTTGACGTTAAGCGCCGGGACAAAGTGAATGTGTAGACGGTCCCTAACACTGTTGCAGCTATTTATTTTGGTAGTAGccatttcctttttgtttcaatttaaatatttttgtcgttattctcctgtactgttattttcgaatgatcTGGATCAGTCCTTTGTTTATCGTggaaattagtaaaaaaaatgaacaaatctACAGAAGCTATGAAAGCGCCGAAGCTAGCAAAGAGTTTTCTGtccctttttaaaaagaaatctGACATTTGCATGTAACCGTGTACAGTTGGTATTTAAACCTAATAAAAAGcattgttttaatattttttcaaatgttgAGGCCAACCATCTCATGGCTCTAGCGGATCTATTTCTTTGCAGATGTGTGTTGCAGGTGCTTTGGGCATACCAGGCAGTCGCTATGAAAGGAGCTCATCTCGTAATTGCTTTGTAAGTAAAAGTTAAATGCGGTACATGTATGTGTCAATTTCAGAGATCCTTGGTATTGTGTATATACCCCTCTAGATGTGCTTGCCTGGTCCCTATAATTGAAGCTCATCACAAACTGTTTGACTGTTGCTGAATTTTGAATTTAGAGGAAGTGTAAACAATGCAAACAATGCCCTTTATGTTATCATCCAATGAGAGAGGAGCAAACAGCATGACTATTTCAGCCGTCACAAAAGATACACTTCCATTGGGCttcttaatatttatttatgagGTCCAGCTCTGGAAGTCTTGGGCACATTTCAAATAAAATTGTACAAGAAACCTAGGGCTCTCAAATTGTGTGGTGCGTGGTTTGGAACCTGTGTGATGGCAATTTGTTGGTGCAGTAAACCAGCTTCGCACTGGATGTGTCTAAAAATCAACCTTTCCAAGCCTGACTTTATTGTGTATGCTCAAGTGAAGATCCGTTGCTGTACTTCTTAAATTACTCAAATTTGCTGGCTTCTACGGGTCCACAAGAATGACAGCTCACCTCAAATTCATCTCAATTTTTTGCTATAATGCGAGGCtcttctacatgtacattccCAGACATTTCCTCTGAAGTCAAAATATAGCACTAAGGGTCAAACAGTTTGTGGGAGCTCCCCCTGCTCCCTGTGGGCTGTCAACCATCAGTATTTAATCTGGACAATATTGTTGTTACTCTGACTAGTACTGGGAACATAGGTTTCAAGAGAAAGAgtgtttttgtaatttattgaTAGTGGTACTATTCTTACCTAAAAATTTGGTCTTTTTGAACTTCAGACAAAATAATGGATACAAAACCTTTCAGGAAATTTTTGCTTAAATATTGAATAAAGTGACTTGGGATTTTGGGGATATCACATGATTTTTACATCAAATATTTACTGATTTCTCTTGAAGTCTTGAACTGCCAGAGAAATAATGCACCTTTAAATGGCCTTTGGTAGCCATGTTTTTCATAGATAAAATGTCTGCTAATTAGGTGTAAATGTTCTCAGAATGAGAcattgtctttcattaatgttccattttttcaaccattttAATTGTTCGTACTCAAGTCTAAAAAGTGTAACGTCTGTGACAAAACATCCATGACAAACTTTTGTTGCAGATATATCTAAAATGTTACAGTTTACCAGAGTTTTGCCTCTATCAGAGAGTTTCTATTGGATGTTTAGCTTTGTAGCAGGACTGTCTTGAAAATTTATGACATATAGTtatttaaggaaagaaaaagaatcaTCTGAATGTCACGGATGTTATGTAACGTCCTTGACATTAGTTCATATTGTTGCTGCCATTTCTAGaaattattttggaaaaaagttgACATGAGGAATGTATTGACTCCACTGTGGGGTTTTTGCTAATAAGAGTATTTGGAGTTGTTTATGTTTTCCAAGATTGATTTTATCCTGTCAAAATTGAGCATTATGCATAATACTTGCTAACAAAAAATAAACCTAGAATTTGAGGACTCCCCTAGTAGATCATTGTCACCAGCGAAGTGGAATTTAATTTTCTGAGCACTATATTATGTCCACATTGCAGTACAGGGTATAATTCCAACTAATACATCTATTGGAATTGCCCATATATAGAAACTACAGTAGCTCATGTACATTTGCAAAAAAAgattataataataaaggtACTTCAAAGATATTAaggcaaagaacaaaataaaattatttattatatctctcagatagtacacgcgctgtaattggctaaatgagcgggccgtattctacagtacggcccgctgtacagcccgctaaattaaaaatttcgacaaaacatcatctagcgagtttttcatgtcatttcttgtactgaaaactgtttgaatcttgcaagcaactatttcaaccttaacagccaagaagatttagttttgggattttggcgcggcattctttgtggcagttgaactttgactagtttccttgcccgcgcgccggttaacctcagagatataataaatatcttactaacctcgttttctcggtccgtactgtacatgtaagttacggatcctcgttttttctcgttgatttatggcccaagcgcgaagcgcgcgggccataaatcaacgggaaaaaactcggtccgtaacttacagtacggaccgagaaaacgaggttagtaagaggtatgtatggttgacgatgatgatgatgattgtgaCAATGATTCAGAGTTACTGGCTCCCCATTTGAGCTACACCATATGTAAATCCAAGGTGAACTAAagttttataatttataatttttttatgtttgTGTGTATGCTGATGGACGAgcataacctttttttttccttcctgtttCTATCTATGTAGGCTGGTGTATTCATGGGATTCTCCATCACATCTGCTGTGTTTGGTGGAATAATCATAATTTGCTACAGTGTAATGCTTGCCTATGTAGACTACTACAGTAACTACTACGATGGTTATAATACATACTACAGATACAGACGTTATCAGTACTCGTATGATACAAAAATGGCACTCAGTGTCATTGTCTTGATCCTTGGCATTGTGGAGTTTGTGATGGGTATTTGGGCAGCAGTTTGTCTTTGTGTGATGAAACCTTGTTGTGGTCCCGCTCAGGTTAGTCTTCCATTAATCCGATCCAAATCTTTTGTCATAGTCAtagcaaaatattattttgtagtCTAAGTGTCACTATCTCTTACCTCAGTTCTCTTACATAAATATGTGCTTTTAATTAATTCATGCAAAAGCTGTCAGATAGAAATAAAAGTACTTTTGAAGAAACTGTAAAAATTTCGATCGTCTCAATTTTATCCCATACTGAGATCTCTTACAAAAAGTGTTAATGATAAGTTATTGTGCACTCTCATACTCGTATTTCCATAAGCATACATGtataaggaggctcaaaccttTTTTGACACTTTAAACAAGCTGCACtttttggaaggattgaatctacctaACTGCTTTACAATGGCAactgagccaccttaaaatttttgtCAGTTGTGAAGATGGCTGTGAATCTGTTCCAGAGATTTTTTCTAACTTTtaagagagttttatcttagcctgctaatctattttaa is a window of Montipora foliosa isolate CH-2021 chromosome 5, ASM3666993v2, whole genome shotgun sequence DNA encoding:
- the LOC138004253 gene encoding uncharacterized protein, which encodes MCVAGALGIPGSRYERSSSRNCFAGVFMGFSITSAVFGGIIIICYSVMLAYVDYYSNYYDGYNTYYRYRRYQYSYDTKMALSVIVLILGIVEFVMGIWAAVCLCVMKPCCGPAQGPTVAFAGIPGQTMALSTDGVQIAFPVQPAGGVLPVQASYMYAQGMQATSAPMPIGAVGGPTPPQLVVAASPVGAGSPQETELEVQHGKYIPV